In Sphaerospermopsis torques-reginae ITEP-024, the genomic window TACAAATTGATCCCTATGATCGGGGACGCAGACAATATACATTAATGTCCAAAAATTTAGCCCCATCAATAAATAAAGCCACTTATGATTTAGCAGTTATGTTAAGTGGATATCAAAGCCGTGTCGGTAAAGTTCATAATCAATTTCCCATTCGCACATTTCCCCAAGAAATTCAAGATTTTACTGATTCAGTTCAGCAAGCAATTCTCAATCAAAATCAATTAGCCGTTGTCGTACATGGAGAACCAGGGACAGGAAAAACAGCATGGACACAATCAGTAGCCAAGGAAATTTTAGTACCTTTAGGTTATGTCATCTTTATTTTGGATCATGATGCCATTACTAACTTTGTGCCACCCAACTATTTAGAGAAAATTTGTATCATCATCAACGAAGCTGATAACTTAGCTCAAGATAGAGCTTCAGAAGTAGCCCAATATAACAACAAAACTGAACATATTTTAGCTTTGTTAGATGGGACTTTGTACCAAAGTGTAATTGATGAATCTGGTGTACAGATAAAGCAGCATTTAGTGGTTTTGATGACTTGCAATACTACAGAAAGATTAGATCCTGCTATGTTACGTAAAGGCAGAGTAGATTTAATGTGTGAGTTTACAAAGCGGTTTGTGTGAAAAATCAGTTATCAATTGATAATTGACAATTGACAATTGACAATTTTTTCATTCAAAGTTTAAAACCTCGCCTTTATCTCGTTATTTCGTTATTTCGTTCCCAGTTTCTAACTGGGAATGCCATCACAGAGTCTCTGACTCTGCTATTAATAAAGGCAGATCCTTTAATAATTCATTCCCATACAGAGTATGGGAACGAGAAAA contains:
- a CDS encoding AAA family ATPase; translated protein: MDFDYFRNNDSSSANNNRHNLLASGWRPFQRDFDWDYFQQLILNDTQELTQRSINLVSFYADALARKDFAWWANILNLASDYTRSEFQKFWNFVTPDALTPDYRYKDVLSTETPILQFVSRNSIPIDYVLNLLQEITVLRVLRLLERPDIITQYYAERDFYFPVEKFVSWERLDVINTVYAYWSKHDIWLQIDPYDRGRRQYTLMSKNLAPSINKATYDLAVMLSGYQSRVGKVHNQFPIRTFPQEIQDFTDSVQQAILNQNQLAVVVHGEPGTGKTAWTQSVAKEILVPLGYVIFILDHDAITNFVPPNYLEKICIIINEADNLAQDRASEVAQYNNKTEHILALLDGTLYQSVIDESGVQIKQHLVVLMTCNTTERLDPAMLRKGRVDLMCEFTKRFV